In the Setaria italica strain Yugu1 chromosome VI, Setaria_italica_v2.0, whole genome shotgun sequence genome, one interval contains:
- the LOC101757362 gene encoding protein JINGUBANG-like — protein MGDWHPNRVSKNGRYDLFGTLDVTESYTRLVGRPHQGVAIGRQSERRAEQRQDDNGGSATVVAACDSSVKCLLAVGDGLVLSSHQDGKIRAWRAGSLKDGSRHLAPRAVLPTFVDRLRTFLLPWSYVQVRRYRWRTWVHHVDAATALAVSSDGALLYSASWDRSLKACAATGVPVHRVRRGRARRRHQCAGGVPQRARVHGLGRQEDQGVEAPPGAEEQARARADDGAAQAAVNALALGVDGKVLYSSASDRSVVVWERAGDGRMEATDTLRGHKKAILCLAAAGDVVCSGSADRTVRVWRRRTENTGYTCL, from the exons ATGGGGGATTGGCATCCCAATCGAGTCTCCAAAAACGGTAGGTATGATTTGTTTGGAACACTAGATGTGACAGAATCTTATACA CGCCTCGTCGGACGGCCGCATCAGGGTGTGGCCATTGGACGGCAGAGCGAGCGAAGGGCAGAGCAGCGGCAGGATGACAACGGTGGCAGCGCTACAGTCGTCGCCGCGTGCGACAGCTCCGTGAAGTGTCTTCTCGCCGTGGGCGACGGTCTTGTCCTCAGCTCCCACCAGGACGGCAAGATCAGGGCGTGGCGCGCCGGCAGCCTGAAGGACGGGTCCCGACACCTCGCCCCGCGCGCCGTCCTGCCGACCTTCGTCGACCGGCTGCGGACGTTCCTGCTCCCGTGGAGCTACGTGCAGGTCCGGCGGTACCGGTGGCGCACCTGGGTGCACCACGTGGACGCGGCCACCGCGCTCGCCGTGTCCTCGGACGGCGCGCTCCTGTACTCGGCGTCGTGGGACCGGAGCCTCAAGGCGTGTGCGGCTACCGGGGTTCCGGTGCACAGAGTCCGTCGCGGCCGCGCACGACGACGCCATCAATGCGCTGGCGGTGTCCCCCAACGGGCACGTGTACACGGGCTCGGCCGACAAGAAGATCAAGGCGTGGAGGCGCCACCCGGAGCGGAGGAGCAAGCACGTGCTCGTGCAGACGATGGAGCGGCACAGGCGGCGGTGAACGCGCTCGCTCTCGGGGTCGACGGGAAGGTGCTCTACTCCAGCGCGTCCGACCGGTCGGTCGTGGTTTGggagcgcgccggcgacgggcgcATGGAGGCCACCGACACGCTCAGAGGGCACAAGAAGGCGATCCTGTgcctggcggcggccggggacgtGGTGTGCAGCGGCTCGGCGGACAGGACggtgagggtgtggaggagGAGAACGGAGAACACGGGGTACACTTGCCTGTGA